The Achromobacter deleyi region GCTGCCGCAAGTGGGGCATCTGGCCCACGCCGAAGAAGGACCGTTGATCACGTGGGTCGGCGCGATCTGCATCTGGCTGTTCGGCCCCTTCATCGGTGACATCACCGCCGGCCGCCTGCCCAACCTGTTGTGGTTCGGCATCACGGCCGCGAGCGTCTGGTACGGCACCTATCTGCTTGGCCGCCGCCCGGAAGCCCAGCCGCTGGCGTTGCCGTTCGGCGGCGAGCCCGAACCGCGCGACTATGGCCGCATGCTGGCCGACGCCGCGCTGCTCCTGTTGCTGGCCACGGTGGGCATCCTGCAGCGCACCCACGAAACCACCGTCGTGCCCGCCATCATCGCGTGCCAGGCGCTGGCCTTCTATTCACTGGCACGCACCGTGGACCGCCCCATCACGGGCTCCACCACGCTGGGGATTGCGCTGGCCGCAAGCTTCCTGACGCGCGGCTGGGTCGGCGCCCTGCCCATCATGATCGGCGCGGCCCTCGCCTTCTATCCCCGCAGCCAGCTGTGGAAATGCAAGCGCTGGGCGCTGTGGGCCGCGCTGCTGGCCGCCGCCCTGATCCTGGCATGGTGGATTCCCGCCAGCCAGGGCAGCGAGTATTGGATCCGCAACTGGAAGACCTGGAACCTGTCGTCCTTCGCGGTGCCCTCCTGGCACGACGCCGGGCGCACCCTGCGCGACCTGCCCTGGTATCTGTGGCCCACCTGGCCGCTGGCGCTGCTGGCCATCTGGCGCTGGCGCGCCTGGATCTATGCGCCGCATATCTGGCTGCCCCTGATGCTGCTGGTCTGCTCGGCGCTGATCCTGTTCATACAGGAACAAGCCTCGGATGCCGAGTACGTGCTGCTGGCCGTGCCCTGCGCGGTACTGGGCGCGTTCTCGCTGCCGACCCTGCGCCGCGGGGTCGTCAATACGCTCGATTGGTTCGCCGTCATGTGCTTTTCGCTGACCGCGGCCACCGTCTGGCTTGGCTGGGTGGCCCTGCACTTCCAGTGGCCGGCCCAGATTTCCCGCAATATCGGACGCCAGACCACCGGCTACGAGCCCGTCATTTCCTGGGTGGCCTTCGCCCTGGCCGTGCTCTTCACCCTGGCCTGGGTCGCGCTGGTGGTGTGGCGGCTGCGTGTGCGTCCGCAAGCGCTGTGGCGCGGCACCGTGCTGTCGGCCGGCGGACTGACCACCACATGGATCCTGCTGGTGCTGCTATGGCAGCCGGCGGTGGACTACGCCCGCAGCTACCGCACCGTTTCGGGCCAACTCGCGCAGGCGCTTGAGCAGCACAAGCGCCCCGGCGAATGCGTGCGCGGGCTGAGTCTGGGCAGCGGCCAGCGCGCGTCGTTCCTGATCTTCAATAACCTGTCCTTCACGTTCGACGCCCGCTGCACGCTGGTCCTGCAGCAGACCAGCAACCAGAGCCTGCGCGACAACACCTCCGCGTATAGCGACGGCGCCGACGTGCTGTGGCAAGGCGGCCGCCGCGCCGACCGGCAGGAAGTGTTCCGGCTGCTGCGGGTCGGCGCCAAGCAATGACCCCCGCGCCAATGGCGCCGATGACCTTCGGCGCCACCCTGCGCGGCATCCTCAAGCAGGCCTGGCCCGTGCTGATCAGCCAATGGGCAAGCATTTCGTTCGGCGTGCTGGACACCGCCATGACGGGCCACTCCAGCCCCGACGACCTGGCGGCGATGGCGCTGTCCGCGTCCATCTACATCACCATATTCGTGGGACTGATGGGCGTCGTGCATGCCCTGATCCCGATCCTGGCCCAGCAGTTCGGCGCCGGCA contains the following coding sequences:
- a CDS encoding ArnT family glycosyltransferase, translating into MSPLSISTPARLTSVATAKLPRLILLGLALAYIVAGLFMRDPWKTDDAVGLATMITTIREGGLTWLLPQVGHLAHAEEGPLITWVGAICIWLFGPFIGDITAGRLPNLLWFGITAASVWYGTYLLGRRPEAQPLALPFGGEPEPRDYGRMLADAALLLLLATVGILQRTHETTVVPAIIACQALAFYSLARTVDRPITGSTTLGIALAASFLTRGWVGALPIMIGAALAFYPRSQLWKCKRWALWAALLAAALILAWWIPASQGSEYWIRNWKTWNLSSFAVPSWHDAGRTLRDLPWYLWPTWPLALLAIWRWRAWIYAPHIWLPLMLLVCSALILFIQEQASDAEYVLLAVPCAVLGAFSLPTLRRGVVNTLDWFAVMCFSLTAATVWLGWVALHFQWPAQISRNIGRQTTGYEPVISWVAFALAVLFTLAWVALVVWRLRVRPQALWRGTVLSAGGLTTTWILLVLLWQPAVDYARSYRTVSGQLAQALEQHKRPGECVRGLSLGSGQRASFLIFNNLSFTFDARCTLVLQQTSNQSLRDNTSAYSDGADVLWQGGRRADRQEVFRLLRVGAKQ